Proteins from one Paenibacillus amylolyticus genomic window:
- a CDS encoding RCC1 domain-containing protein — translation MDYDLPKKTLLDTRRLRNDTIAAGRRHTVALQSDGKVKAVGDNKCRQCEVSEWSNTLIL, via the coding sequence ATGGACTACGATTTACCGAAGAAAACGTTGTTGGATACGAGACGGCTCCGTAACGATACCATAGCTGCAGGTCGTCGCCATACTGTTGCTCTTCAATCCGACGGAAAAGTGAAAGCCGTGGGCGATAATAAATGCCGGCAATGTGAGGTAAGTGAATGGAGTAATACCCTTATCCTTTAA